A window from Henckelia pumila isolate YLH828 unplaced genomic scaffold, ASM3356847v2 CTG_466, whole genome shotgun sequence encodes these proteins:
- the LOC140872582 gene encoding probable carboxylesterase 6, with protein MTTMTLDPSLSLQVSSINASKNRVIVEEIDGLIRVYKDGHVERAQIMTHAMCSSASEFGVSCRDVIIDNYTNIWARFYVPNSSHTKLPLLVYFHGGGFCVGSASWSCYHEFLAKLASKAGCVIVSVNYRLAPENPLPAAYEDGVKALVWLRQQSLLGIKNEWWTDHCNMSNIFLGGDSAGANIAFNVSIRLARQIDIKGLILIQPFFGGESRTHSEKYMTQPPRSALTLAASDAYWRLSLPPGEKRDHPWCNPMAKMAPNYLEELRDLSVLVCISEMDILKDRNLELCVKLGHKVEQIVYKGVGHAFQILNKSTLAQTRVHELTTHIKNFVRR; from the coding sequence atgACTACTATGACACTAGATCCAAGTCTTAGCCTTCAAGTCAGCAGCATTAATGCATCCAAGAATAGAGTCATAGTCGAGGAAATTGATGGCCTCATTAGGGTCTACAAAGACGGGCATGTCGAACGAGCCCAGATCATGACACACGCCATGTGCTCATCGGCTTCCGAGTTCGGGGTGTCGTGTAGAGACGTGATCATCGACAACTACACGAATATATGGGCACGTTTCTACGTTCCGAATTCCTCTCATACGAAACTTCCCTTGCTAGTATACTTCCATGGGGGTGGATTTTGTGTTGGCTCTGCTTCTTGGAGTTGTTACCATGAATTCCTAGCAAAATTAGCCTCGAAAGCCGGTTGCGTCATCGTGTCGGTCAACTACCGGCTGGCACCCGAAAACCCTCTTCCGGCAGCCTACGAGGATGGTGTCAAGGCCCTTGTTTGGTTGAGGCAACAATCTTTGCTAGGAATCAAGAATGAGTGGTGGACTGATCATTGTAACATGAGTAACATTTTCTTGGGTGGTGATAGTGCCGGTGCAAATATAGCCTTCAATGTGTCCATAAGGCTAGCTCGGCAAATCGATATCAAGGGGCTGATCCTAATACAACCCTTCTTTGGAGGAGAATCGAGGACTCATTCTGAAAAGTACATGACGCAGCCACCACGCTCCGCCCTCACGCTGGCAGCATCGGACGCTTACTGGCGGCTATCGCTTCCACCCGGGGAGAAACGTGACCATCCATGGTGTAACCCGATGGCTAAAATGGCTCCTAATTACTTGGAGGAGTTGAGAGATTTGTCTGTTTTGGTTTGCATATCAGAAATGGATATACTGAAAGACAGGAACTTGGAGTTGTGTGTTAAATTGGGTCACAAAGTGGAGCAAATAGTGTATAAAGGTGTTGGCCACGCATTTCAGATCCTTAACAAGTCCACTTTGGCCCAAACTCGTGTTCATGAActaacaactcatatcaagaacTTTGTACGTAGGTGA